One Marinitoga hydrogenitolerans DSM 16785 genomic window carries:
- the yajC gene encoding preprotein translocase subunit YajC, giving the protein MNFHSITNFLFFGPPETAAPQTTTAAGATTTAGSIWGLLFPFVLIFGLMYFLIIMPQKKQEKKHRDMLSKLKKDDKILTQSGIIGKIVNINNDFVRIRTADRTELDITKSSIVAILSKSNKEENKKEIKKEENKK; this is encoded by the coding sequence ATGAATTTTCATAGTATAACAAATTTTTTGTTTTTTGGGCCACCGGAAACAGCTGCACCACAAACAACTACAGCTGCAGGTGCGACAACTACAGCAGGTAGTATATGGGGATTGTTGTTCCCGTTTGTTTTAATATTTGGGTTAATGTATTTTTTAATTATAATGCCACAGAAAAAGCAAGAGAAAAAGCATAGAGATATGCTTTCAAAATTGAAGAAAGATGATAAAATTTTAACTCAATCTGGGATAATAGGAAAAATAGTGAATATTAATAATGATTTTGTTAGAATAAGAACTGCAGATAGAACAGAATTGGATATTACAAAAAGTTCTATAGTAGCTATATTATCAAAATCAAATAAAGAAGAAAATAAAAAAGAAATCAAAAAAGAAGAAAATAAAAAGTAA
- the secD gene encoding protein translocase subunit SecD, whose translation MKAHKVRVIISVVVILTALLMFFWPSKTASENTGVFKYFSNIKLGLDIKGGSMLEYNMKLDEGTDPNEIIDNVILVLRKRLDAAGYTEAVVSKVVSGNKIRVRVEIPGITDIETAEKLIGSRGKLFFAEVIEVQTSDVKPTVKRNKYVIINGKEEPLYDYVRDMYDETTWYKIKRYFTFGKEPFEFTGEKVIDANADINTKNKGFVVNLKFGSQGSREFELITGNLVGKRLAIILDNRVIIAPTVNQKITSTSAVIEGIQTIEEARNVAALIKAGNLPVDLVKFQERTTGPTLGRDVVETIVKAGLLGLVVVMIYMIIFYGWMGVIADIALLFNSILLLGVLAGTNAILTLPGLAGIILTFGTTVDGNVIIYERIKEELRHGRPPLTAVRFGFDKAFWTLFDANLTTVLAGVVLYYFATGTVRGFAITLIIGVLGSMFTNLVVSRSILESTSHLINVKKYQKTAVEEGK comes from the coding sequence GTGAAAGCACACAAAGTTAGAGTAATCATTTCTGTAGTAGTTATACTAACAGCATTATTGATGTTTTTCTGGCCTTCAAAAACAGCTAGTGAAAATACAGGAGTTTTTAAGTATTTTTCGAATATTAAACTTGGATTAGACATTAAAGGCGGTAGTATGTTAGAATATAACATGAAATTAGATGAAGGAACAGATCCAAATGAAATTATCGACAATGTAATTTTAGTATTAAGAAAAAGATTAGATGCTGCAGGATATACAGAAGCTGTTGTATCAAAAGTTGTTAGCGGTAATAAAATAAGAGTTCGAGTTGAAATTCCTGGTATTACAGATATAGAAACTGCTGAAAAGTTAATAGGTAGTAGAGGAAAGCTCTTTTTTGCAGAAGTTATTGAGGTGCAGACATCTGATGTAAAGCCTACAGTAAAAAGAAATAAATATGTTATTATAAATGGTAAGGAAGAACCTTTATATGATTATGTAAGAGATATGTATGATGAAACAACATGGTATAAAATTAAAAGATATTTTACTTTTGGAAAAGAACCATTTGAGTTTACAGGGGAAAAAGTTATTGATGCAAACGCTGATATAAATACAAAGAATAAAGGTTTTGTGGTTAATTTAAAATTTGGATCTCAAGGAAGCAGAGAATTTGAATTAATTACAGGTAATTTAGTAGGAAAGAGATTAGCTATAATTCTAGATAATAGGGTTATTATAGCTCCAACTGTTAATCAAAAGATAACCAGTACTTCAGCTGTAATAGAAGGGATTCAAACTATAGAAGAAGCAAGAAATGTTGCAGCTTTAATAAAAGCAGGTAATTTACCAGTTGACTTAGTAAAATTCCAGGAAAGAACTACAGGTCCAACATTGGGTAGAGATGTTGTTGAAACTATAGTAAAAGCAGGATTATTAGGGTTAGTTGTTGTTATGATTTATATGATAATTTTTTATGGTTGGATGGGAGTTATTGCTGATATTGCATTATTGTTTAATTCTATATTATTATTAGGGGTTTTAGCAGGTACCAATGCTATTTTGACATTACCTGGTTTAGCCGGTATTATTTTAACCTTTGGAACAACGGTGGATGGAAACGTAATTATTTATGAAAGAATTAAAGAAGAGTTAAGGCATGGAAGGCCTCCTTTAACAGCCGTAAGATTTGGGTTTGATAAAGCATTTTGGACATTATTTGATGCAAATTTAACTACAGTATTGGCTGGTGTAGTGCTTTATTATTTTGCAACAGGTACAGTAAGAGGTTTTGCAATTACGTTAATTATTGGTGTGTTAGGTAGTATGTTTACAAATCTTGTTGTATCAAGATCTATACTTGAATCCACAAGCCATCTAATTAATGTGAAAAAATATCAAAAAACGGCTGTAGAGGAGGGGAAATAA
- the lysS gene encoding lysine--tRNA ligase, with translation MEVLDLSDLREQRLKLIEEIRKEGRNPYPYRFEKDMKVEEIKEKYNNISDGELLENDVFKFAGRVMSIRKHGKSAFIVLKDDTGRIQAYIRKDKVADGKFDEFKKYMDIGDWVGIEGFPFKTHTGELTLLILDFEILSKALRPLPEKWHGLKDKEVKYRQRYVDMIANDDSLKTFVIRFKAIRYIREFLNSKGFIEVETPTLHPILGGANARPFVTHLNVYDTDMYLRIAPELYLKRLVVGGMEKIYEIGKNFRNEGVSYKHNPEFTMIELYQAYADYTDMMKITEDVLSYVVEKIHGTTKINYQGVEIDFKPPFKRVKMRDFIKEHLNVDILEDPDDKLVEVLEKNGVEIQVADKGHYIDELWSLVEDKIVQPTFVLEHPVEISPLAKRHREDPRVTERFELIIYGREMANAFSELNDPVDQLNRFKKQVELKEKGDEEAQMMDLDFIRALEYGLPPTGGLGIGIDRFVMFLTNAETIRDVIAYPIVKPMKFEDEEKLIESDE, from the coding sequence ATGGAGGTGCTTGATTTGAGCGATTTACGAGAACAAAGACTAAAATTAATTGAAGAAATTAGAAAAGAAGGAAGAAATCCATATCCTTATCGATTTGAAAAAGATATGAAAGTTGAAGAAATCAAAGAAAAATACAATAATATTTCTGATGGTGAATTATTAGAAAATGATGTATTTAAATTTGCAGGAAGGGTAATGTCTATAAGGAAACATGGAAAATCTGCTTTTATTGTTTTAAAAGATGACACTGGAAGAATTCAAGCTTATATAAGAAAAGATAAAGTTGCCGACGGGAAATTTGATGAATTTAAAAAATATATGGATATTGGAGATTGGGTTGGAATTGAAGGGTTTCCTTTTAAAACTCATACTGGTGAACTAACTTTATTAATACTCGACTTCGAAATACTTTCAAAAGCTTTAAGACCATTGCCAGAAAAATGGCATGGTTTAAAAGATAAGGAAGTTAAATATAGACAAAGATATGTTGATATGATTGCAAATGATGATAGCTTAAAAACTTTCGTTATAAGATTTAAGGCCATTAGATATATTAGAGAATTCTTAAATTCCAAAGGATTTATTGAAGTTGAAACTCCCACTTTACATCCTATTTTAGGCGGTGCTAATGCCAGACCCTTTGTTACACATTTAAACGTTTATGATACTGATATGTATTTAAGAATAGCTCCAGAATTATATCTAAAAAGATTAGTCGTTGGTGGTATGGAAAAAATATATGAAATTGGAAAAAATTTCAGAAATGAAGGCGTATCATACAAACACAACCCTGAATTCACAATGATAGAACTTTATCAAGCATATGCCGATTACACAGATATGATGAAAATTACAGAAGATGTTTTATCTTATGTCGTTGAAAAAATTCATGGAACTACAAAAATTAATTATCAAGGGGTTGAAATAGATTTTAAACCTCCTTTTAAAAGAGTAAAGATGAGAGATTTCATCAAAGAGCATTTAAATGTCGATATATTAGAAGATCCTGATGATAAATTAGTTGAAGTTTTAGAAAAAAACGGTGTTGAAATCCAGGTTGCAGACAAAGGTCATTATATAGATGAATTATGGTCATTAGTAGAAGATAAAATTGTTCAACCCACCTTTGTATTAGAACATCCTGTTGAAATATCGCCTTTAGCTAAAAGGCATAGAGAAGATCCAAGAGTTACAGAAAGATTTGAATTAATCATATATGGAAGAGAAATGGCTAATGCTTTTAGTGAATTAAACGACCCTGTAGATCAATTAAATCGATTTAAAAAACAGGTTGAATTAAAAGAAAAAGGTGACGAAGAAGCTCAAATGATGGATTTAGATTTTATCAGAGCTTTAGAATATGGTTTACCACCAACAGGAGGATTAGGTATAGGAATTGATAGGTTTGTTATGTTCCTTACAAATGCTGAAACTATTAGAGATGTCATTGCTTACCCTATCGTCAAACCAATGAAGTTTGAAGATGAAGAAAAATTAATTGAATCTGATGAATAA
- the whiA gene encoding DNA-binding protein WhiA, protein MPNFSEDVKLELVNSKIDYPEVELFGFIKGKGSFVIDGDQHFLKLSIPSMTTLKRVYKLSKELFEEWITTYIKIEKRLKLGRMGELYFNLMHAKIVFKDKNIDIFSDNIPDYISSDPYLFGIFVRGLFLSCGSVSITKNYHFEIFSDFTEQFAQKIIKNLQNLIGIKANYITKNNKIKIYIKSSKDILNTLELIGAHNSVDKISNIIKVRELKSNVSRTFNFISANATKTAESASKQIAHIKILLDKGILENLPDELKEIALYRLDNESESLSEMAENLNMSKSTLYYKIKKLEKIANEIKRGENL, encoded by the coding sequence ATGCCAAATTTTTCTGAAGATGTTAAATTAGAATTAGTTAATTCAAAAATTGATTATCCTGAGGTAGAATTATTTGGTTTTATAAAAGGAAAAGGAAGTTTTGTAATTGACGGTGATCAACATTTTCTAAAGTTATCTATACCTTCTATGACCACTTTAAAAAGAGTTTATAAATTATCTAAAGAATTATTTGAAGAATGGATAACCACATATATAAAAATTGAAAAAAGATTGAAATTAGGGAGAATGGGGGAACTCTATTTTAATTTGATGCATGCAAAAATTGTTTTTAAAGATAAAAATATTGATATTTTTTCTGATAATATTCCTGATTATATATCTTCAGATCCATATTTATTTGGTATTTTTGTAAGGGGATTATTTTTAAGTTGCGGTTCTGTTTCCATTACTAAAAACTACCATTTTGAAATTTTTTCTGATTTCACAGAACAATTTGCACAAAAAATAATAAAAAATTTACAAAATCTTATAGGAATCAAAGCTAATTATATAACAAAAAATAATAAAATAAAAATATACATAAAATCATCCAAAGATATTTTAAACACTTTGGAATTAATCGGCGCTCATAATTCTGTAGATAAAATATCGAACATAATTAAAGTTCGCGAATTAAAAAGCAATGTATCGCGAACATTTAATTTTATTTCAGCTAATGCTACTAAAACTGCTGAAAGTGCTTCGAAACAAATTGCTCATATAAAGATCCTACTAGATAAAGGTATATTAGAAAATTTACCGGACGAATTAAAAGAAATTGCTTTATATCGTCTTGATAATGAAAGCGAAAGCTTAAGTGAAATGGCAGAAAATTTAAATATGTCTAAATCAACGTTATATTATAAAATTAAAAAATTAGAAAAAATTGCAAATGAAATTAAAAGAGGTGAAAATTTATGA
- the murI gene encoding glutamate racemase: MKIGFFDSGIGGLTVLKKVVNTFKGHQYFYFGDTLNVPYGSKPIKKIINILKELFQFYDNLGIDIVVSACNTSDSIILRDYIDMSIYNFRYISILKNAISQIDKKEKVLLLATENTVKTGTYRELLVTKKTKLTEIPCPLFVPLIEEGIWHGPIAESIVNFYLKNQKEYDKIILGCTHYPILEKHIKKSVKGKIIDPADGIVESLKSYLSVISSPPKIHFFVSGDKYKFIHNSERILGRNNYKVQYSTLVFGETGVISW, translated from the coding sequence ATGAAAATAGGTTTTTTTGATTCTGGAATAGGTGGTTTAACCGTTTTGAAAAAGGTGGTCAATACCTTTAAAGGCCACCAATATTTTTATTTCGGAGATACCTTAAATGTTCCTTACGGTTCTAAACCTATTAAAAAAATTATAAATATTTTAAAAGAATTATTCCAATTTTATGATAATCTTGGAATAGATATTGTTGTCTCTGCATGTAATACTTCAGATTCCATAATTTTAAGAGATTATATTGATATGAGCATATATAATTTTAGATATATTAGCATATTAAAAAATGCAATTTCCCAAATTGATAAAAAAGAAAAAGTTCTACTTCTCGCTACGGAAAATACTGTAAAAACCGGAACATATAGGGAACTTCTAGTTACAAAAAAAACAAAATTAACTGAGATTCCCTGCCCATTATTTGTACCTCTAATTGAAGAAGGTATCTGGCATGGACCTATCGCTGAATCTATTGTAAATTTTTATTTAAAAAATCAAAAAGAATATGATAAAATCATCTTAGGATGTACTCATTATCCCATATTGGAAAAGCATATTAAAAAATCCGTTAAGGGAAAAATAATAGATCCTGCTGATGGAATTGTAGAATCATTAAAATCATATTTATCTGTTATTTCATCACCTCCTAAAATACATTTTTTTGTATCAGGTGATAAATATAAATTTATACATAATTCAGAAAGAATATTAGGAAGGAACAATTATAAAGTGCAATATTCTACCTTAGTTTTTGGGGAAACTGGAGTGATTTCATGGTAA
- the nrdR gene encoding transcriptional regulator NrdR produces the protein MKCPYCGHDETRVLDSRTIAEGTVTRRRRECLKCNSRFTTYERYETHKIFIIKKNGQRELFDRQKILNGLIKACHKRSISYEQIENLAAEIEEKIRKMGSSEIESVKIGDMIMNELKKIDHVAYVRFASVYKEFGDLDHFIKIINDLKTKEV, from the coding sequence ATGAAATGTCCTTATTGCGGGCATGATGAGACAAGAGTATTAGATTCAAGAACAATTGCAGAAGGTACAGTAACTCGTAGAAGAAGAGAATGTTTAAAATGTAATAGCAGATTTACAACATATGAAAGATATGAAACTCATAAAATTTTTATCATTAAAAAGAACGGACAAAGAGAACTTTTCGATAGACAAAAAATATTAAATGGTTTAATTAAAGCCTGTCATAAAAGGTCTATAAGTTATGAACAAATTGAAAACCTCGCAGCTGAAATTGAAGAAAAAATAAGAAAAATGGGATCCTCTGAAATTGAAAGTGTTAAAATTGGTGATATGATTATGAATGAATTAAAAAAAATAGATCATGTTGCGTATGTTAGATTTGCATCTGTATATAAAGAATTTGGCGATCTTGATCATTTTATAAAAATAATAAATGATTTAAAAACTAAGGAGGTTTAA
- a CDS encoding flagellin gives TQFNTKNLLDGSLKETRKADAKIVSPGSAHFAVGKTGTTLANGNIIIEVGQFTGSAASTLEVKATLITAGGSSSWTTNVEAGSISVTVGSAAVSITWDINQIASIDDFGGTLAKGTKVDGGAIAVFGQVTAGATGVNPLNYHIGANAGQVINIGFESMKADDIGITTGVKINSQSDAEFAISAIDAAVYKVSAFRSKLGAAQNRLEHTIKNLGVASENLTAAESRIRDADMAKVMADYTRQQILMQSGTAMLSQANQLPQQVLQLLR, from the coding sequence CAACACAATTTAACACAAAGAATTTATTAGATGGTTCATTAAAAGAAACAAGAAAAGCAGATGCTAAAATCGTTTCTCCTGGTTCCGCTCATTTTGCAGTTGGGAAAACAGGTACTACTTTGGCTAATGGAAATATCATTATAGAGGTTGGGCAATTTACTGGTTCTGCTGCAAGTACTTTAGAAGTAAAAGCAACTCTAATAACAGCTGGTGGCTCTTCTTCGTGGACTACAAATGTTGAAGCTGGATCAATTTCTGTTACAGTTGGTAGTGCTGCAGTAAGTATTACTTGGGATATTAACCAGATTGCTTCAATTGATGATTTTGGTGGAACATTGGCAAAAGGGACAAAAGTAGACGGTGGTGCTATAGCGGTATTTGGACAAGTAACTGCAGGTGCTACAGGTGTTAATCCTTTAAATTATCATATTGGTGCTAATGCAGGGCAAGTTATTAATATCGGTTTTGAAAGCATGAAAGCTGATGATATTGGTATTACAACAGGTGTAAAAATCAATTCACAAAGTGATGCAGAATTTGCTATAAGTGCTATTGATGCAGCTGTATATAAAGTATCAGCATTTAGGTCAAAGTTAGGTGCTGCACAGAACAGACTTGAACATACAATTAAGAACTTAGGTGTTGCTTCTGAAAACTTAACTGCTGCTGAATCAAGAATTAGGGACGCTGATATGGCCAAAGTTATGGCTGATTATACAAGACAACAAATTCTTATGCAATCTGGTACTGCTATGCTATCTCAAGCTAACCAATTACCTCAACAGGTTTTACAATTACTAAGATAA
- the greA gene encoding transcription elongation factor GreA yields the protein MVPGEKIQLTREGYENLIKEKEALKNKLMTEIAERIKEARELGDLSENSEYEEAKNEQGKIDSRIKEIDYILENAEVIDESESNNEEINLGNTVIVKDLKKNIEETYKIVNSQEADIFSNPKKISSESPIGKALLKKRIGDKIKFKTPSNKERELEILAILKYGGA from the coding sequence ATGGTTCCAGGTGAAAAAATCCAATTAACCAGAGAAGGATATGAAAATTTAATAAAAGAAAAAGAAGCATTAAAAAATAAATTGATGACAGAGATTGCTGAAAGAATAAAAGAAGCCAGAGAGTTAGGTGATTTATCAGAAAACAGTGAATATGAAGAAGCAAAAAATGAACAGGGTAAGATTGATTCAAGAATCAAAGAAATTGATTATATTTTGGAAAATGCTGAAGTTATTGATGAATCGGAAAGTAATAACGAGGAAATTAATCTTGGAAATACTGTTATAGTTAAAGATTTAAAAAAGAATATCGAAGAAACATATAAAATAGTTAATTCTCAAGAAGCTGATATTTTTTCGAATCCTAAAAAAATTAGTTCTGAATCCCCTATTGGTAAAGCTTTATTAAAAAAGAGAATTGGTGATAAAATTAAATTTAAAACACCATCAAACAAAGAAAGAGAACTTGAAATTTTAGCTATATTAAAATATGGAGGTGCTTGA
- the rapZ gene encoding RNase adapter RapZ produces MVKKRNVLLITGLSGAGKTTILKILEDIKYYTIDNIPPHLIEEFLIMLLNSSDIENIAFVSDIRWKKAKELKLEILKIRKHFKNLNISFKVIFLDSSIETIKIRFMKSRRGHPLQDMILSLDDAIEREIELMNPIKEISDFIIDTTNLEPSKFREKIFEILDEKSVNTTKIKIISFGFKYSPPNDLDYLFDVRFLPNPYYIKELFVLTGKNKEIIEYLEHFEESKDTVKSIFDLMVKIHKWYSLTGRVSINVGIGCTGGKHRSVYVAEKLFDLLKSHDYNVSIYHRDIDR; encoded by the coding sequence ATGGTAAAAAAAAGAAATGTTTTATTAATTACAGGTTTATCCGGTGCTGGTAAAACTACCATTTTAAAAATATTGGAAGACATAAAATATTATACTATAGATAATATTCCTCCTCATTTAATAGAAGAATTTTTGATAATGCTTTTAAATAGTTCTGACATTGAAAATATTGCTTTTGTCAGTGATATTAGATGGAAAAAAGCTAAAGAATTAAAATTAGAAATACTTAAAATCAGAAAACATTTTAAAAACCTTAATATTTCTTTTAAAGTTATTTTTTTAGATTCTTCAATAGAAACAATAAAAATACGATTTATGAAATCAAGAAGAGGACATCCTTTACAAGATATGATTTTAAGTTTAGATGATGCTATTGAAAGAGAAATTGAATTAATGAACCCTATAAAAGAAATATCTGACTTTATTATCGATACAACAAATTTAGAACCGTCAAAATTCAGAGAAAAAATATTTGAAATTTTAGATGAAAAATCTGTAAATACCACAAAAATTAAAATAATAAGTTTTGGATTTAAATACTCTCCACCAAATGACTTAGATTATTTGTTTGATGTACGATTTTTACCTAATCCTTATTATATAAAAGAATTGTTTGTATTAACTGGAAAGAATAAAGAAATAATTGAATATTTAGAACATTTTGAAGAATCAAAAGATACGGTAAAATCCATTTTTGATCTAATGGTCAAAATACATAAATGGTACTCTTTAACAGGAAGAGTATCGATAAATGTAGGAATCGGTTGCACCGGTGGAAAACACAGATCCGTTTATGTTGCTGAAAAATTATTCGATTTGTTAAAAAGTCATGATTATAATGTTTCTATATATCATAGAGATATTGACAGGTGA
- the secF gene encoding protein translocase subunit SecF: MIDFVGKRKVFILLSLLLILSSLIFVFTKGFNLGVDFAGGTEFVISSNKEVSINEIRSILTSIKSEYATAKIAKLKNLNVEDSELFQYSVVLKESLSGSTALKEELIKTMKQKFAEKDITIDFLEFNDVSGYAAEEIKSYAWYAVIISLILLLAYITLRFKFSFGVGAILALAHDIIITMGFYSLFGIEINVAAVAAFLTLAGYSLNDTIVVYDKIRENMKKLRGKKNIEEIVNTSINEVIVRSLNTSITTFLVILPILIWGGKAIAPFAFGLAVGVVVGTYSSLYIASPIVIGWIKRSRVY; the protein is encoded by the coding sequence ATGATAGATTTTGTTGGAAAGAGAAAGGTTTTTATTCTTTTATCTTTACTTTTAATACTTTCTAGTTTGATATTTGTTTTTACAAAAGGATTTAATTTAGGTGTTGATTTTGCCGGTGGAACAGAATTTGTTATATCTTCAAATAAAGAAGTAAGTATTAATGAAATTAGAAGTATTTTGACTTCCATAAAATCAGAATATGCTACAGCCAAAATAGCAAAATTAAAAAATTTAAATGTTGAAGATTCAGAATTGTTCCAATATTCAGTTGTTTTAAAGGAATCGTTATCAGGGTCAACAGCTTTAAAAGAAGAATTGATTAAAACCATGAAACAAAAATTCGCTGAAAAAGATATTACTATAGATTTTTTAGAATTTAATGATGTTTCAGGTTATGCAGCAGAAGAAATTAAATCATATGCATGGTATGCTGTAATTATTTCATTAATTTTATTATTAGCCTATATTACTTTAAGATTCAAATTTTCTTTTGGAGTAGGTGCAATTTTAGCATTGGCACATGATATTATTATTACAATGGGATTTTATTCATTATTTGGAATTGAAATTAACGTTGCTGCTGTTGCTGCATTTTTAACTTTAGCCGGTTATTCTCTAAATGATACAATTGTTGTATATGATAAAATAAGGGAGAATATGAAAAAACTAAGAGGTAAAAAGAATATAGAAGAAATAGTAAATACGAGTATTAATGAAGTTATCGTTAGATCATTGAATACATCAATAACAACATTTTTAGTAATACTTCCAATTTTAATTTGGGGTGGAAAAGCAATAGCGCCTTTTGCTTTTGGATTGGCTGTTGGTGTTGTAGTAGGTACTTATTCATCACTTTATATTGCAAGTCCAATTGTTATTGGATGGATAAAAAGATCAAGAGTATATTAA
- the rpmB gene encoding 50S ribosomal protein L28 — MARVCEVCGKRPTAGNSVAHSKVTTRRWWKPNIQKVKVVLEDGTVKRMNVCTSCLKAGKVKRAI; from the coding sequence ATGGCTAGAGTTTGTGAAGTGTGTGGTAAAAGACCAACAGCTGGTAATAGTGTTGCTCATTCAAAAGTTACTACAAGAAGATGGTGGAAACCAAATATTCAAAAAGTTAAAGTTGTTTTAGAAGATGGAACAGTAAAAAGAATGAATGTTTGTACAAGTTGTTTAAAAGCAGGTAAAGTTAAAAGAGCAATATAA